Below is a genomic region from Enterobacteriaceae bacterium ESL0689.
CTGCCTGCAAATTTTCCGTGGTAACCTGTAACACTTTACGGCGTTCTTCCAGCGCGCGCAGTGTATCTACATCCAGCTTAAAGCCCCGGCGTGCCAGTTTTTCAGCGACTGCGTCTGGCTCGGTACGCAGCAGATTGGGATCGAGCATGCTTATCCTGTGCTTATTGAATTAAAAGAAATAAAAAAAGGGGTGCCGATTCCGGCTCCCGGAAATGTTAATAACCTTACCGCAACCTGTTTACTCGCGATAGCGTTTTATCGGGCTATTTTTATCCTGCTCACTGAGCCAGGTTAGCTTTTCGCCAATTCTGGCTTCCAGTCCACGACTGGTTGGCTGATAGTAACGCGTCTGTGCCATCTCTTCGGGAAAATAGCTCTCTCCCGCCGCATAGGCATTGGCTTCATCATGGGCATAACGATACGTCTGGCCATAGCCCATCTCTTTCATCAGTCGGGTGGGAGCATTACGCAGATGAACCGGAACATCGTAATCCGGGCGATCGCGGGCATCGGCCATGGCCGCTTTAAACGCGGTATAAACGGCATTACTTTTCGGCGCACAGGCCAGATAGACAATCGCTTGCGCTATCGCACGCTCTCCCTCCGCTGGCCCCACGCGCGTGAAGCAATCCCAGGCGGCAAGTGCTACCTGCATCGCCCGGGGATCGGCGTTGCCGATATCTTCAGAGGCTATCGCCAGACAACGGCGGGCAACATAGAGCGGATCACCACCTGCAGTAATAATCCGCGCATACCAGTAAAGTGCGGCATCAGGCGCACTACCACGCACGGATTTATGCAAGGCAGAGATCAGATCGTAAAAACGATCCCCTTGATTGTCGAAACGTGCACTACGCTCCCCTGCGATTTCACGTAGTTGCGCGATATGCAGTACACGCTGACCTGTCGTATCGGCTTCTGCCATATCCGCCATCATTTCCAGGGTATTCAGCGCACGGCGTGCATCACCATTGACCAGCCCGGCAATCGCCTGCCGTGTCTCCTCCGGCAGGACAATATTCTGTTCGCCGTAGCCGCGCAGCTTGTCATTCATCGCCTGAATAAGCACCTGTTCAATTTCACTGCTGGTCAGCGATTTGAGTAAATAGACCCGCGCCCGCGATAATAACGCTGAGTTGAGTTCAAATGAGGGGTTTTCCGTGGTGGCACCAATAAACGTGATCGTGCCATCTTCAATATGGGGTAAAAAAGCGTCCTGCTGGCTTTTATTAAAACGATGGACTTCATCGACAAACAGAATGGTACGCATGCCCGCCTGGCGATTTTGCCTGGCTCGCTCAATCGCTTCGCGGATCTCTTTGACACCGGATGTAACGGCAGAAATACGCTCAACACGGGCACTGGCATAGTGGGCAATCACCTCGGCCAGCGTGGTTTTCCCGGTGCCGGGCGGGCCCCATAAGATCATTGAGTGTAGATGCCCGGCCTCAATCGCGCGCGGTAAGGGCTTACCCGCAGCCAGTAAATGCTGCTGACCAATGTATTGCGCTAAATTTTCTGGCCGCATACGCGCGGCCAGAGGTTGAAATGTCTTGTCAGAAAAATCGAGCGACAAATTACCCACATGCGCCTCTATTTACGTTGGTCATCCACAGTTACTCCTTGTGGTGGTGTAAAAGTGAATTTCGCGGCATCGATTGCTTTCGTTTGTGCTGATTTCAGCCGATAATCACTGCGCTGATCATCCTGCTCTATCGCGCTGAATTGATGGATAATGCCATCAGGCGTGACATTAATTGCCACCTGTTTCAGGTTACCGCCGTTTCTTTTCGGGGTCAGAATAAAATCATCGCCCTGTTGTTTAATATTATATTGTTGCCAGTCGGCAGACTGATTACGGGCTATCAGCATAAAAGGGGTATTGTCCGTCGCATCCTGCAACCAGCTGGCCGTCACCTGCTCGACAAATGGATTGTAAAACCACAATGTTTTACCGTCGGAAATCAGAATGCTTTCATCAGGCTGGGTCATGTGCCAGTTAAAAAGATTAGGCCGTTTAACCCACAACTCACCCTCGCCGCTTTGTACCGTATTACCGCTGCCATCGGTTACCTGCTGGCTAAAGCTGGCATGGAAACTGTTGGTTTTATCCAAGCGGCTTTTCAGATCATTAACGGCATCCGCCCGCACCGAGCCGACAATCAGCCCGGAGAGTAATGCACCGATGATTGCAAATTTTTTCATTATCATTTCCTGAATAGCTCAACGGCTCATTTACTCGCCGGAAGGGGGTGCCAGCACCTCACGGTTACCGTTATTACCTGGCTCACTGACAATACCTTGTATTTCCATCTGCTCGATAATCCGTGCCGCACGATTATAACCAATACGGAACTGACGCTGAACGCCAGAGATCGACGCCTTACGTTTCTCAGTCACGAAGTTAACCGCCTGATCGAACAGTGGATCCAGATCTTCACCACCATCAAAACTATTACTATTTTCGCTTTCACTATCTGAAGTGATACCGTCAATATATTGCGGGCGTCCACGAGCTTTCCAGTCCTGAACAACAGCATGAACTTCTTCATCACGCACAAACGCGCCATGCACACGCACCGGCATAGCTGAGCCGGGGCCAGCGTAAAGCATATCCCCCATTCCCAGTAACGATTCGGCACCGCCTTGATCAAGGATAGTACGTGAATCAATCTTACTCGAGACCGTAAAAGCGATACGTGTCGGTATATTGGCTTTGATAAGCCCGGTAATCACATCGACGGAAGGACGCTGGGTTGCCAGCACCAGATGAATACCTGCGGCACGGGCTTTCTGCGCCAGACGGGCAATCAGTTCTTCCACTTTTTTGCCGACAGTCATCATTAAGTCCGCAAACTCATCGACCACCACCACGATACAGGGGAGTTTTTCCAGTACCGGATGGGTGGTATCCATGCTGTCACCGGGTTTCCAGTAAGGGTCCGGAATCGGACGCCCCATACGGCTAGCCTCAGCGATCTTCGCATTATAGCCGGCGAGATTACGTACCCCCAGTGCTGACATCAGTTTATAGCGGCGTTCCATCTCATTGACACTCCAGCGCAAGGCATTAGCCGCGTCTTTCATATCAGTGACGACTTCTGTCAACAGATGGGGGATACCTTCATAAACAGACAATTCCAGCATTTTTGGATCGATCATGATGAAACGCACATCTTCCGGCTGGGCTTTATAGAGCATGCTAAGGATCATCGCATTGACGCCCACGGATTTACCCGACCCAGTGGTTCCGGCGACCAGTAAATGCGGCATTTTCGCCAGATCGGCCACCACCGGCTCGCCAGCGATATCTTTCCCCAGTACCATCGTGAGGGGCGATGTGCTATCACGAAATTTAGCGTTATCCAGCACTTCCCGCAGATAGACGGTCTGACGTTTCTTATTTGGTAGCTCCAGACCGACGTAAGGTTTGCCAGGGATAACCTCGACGACACGTACCGCGACGGTTGACAACGAACGAGCCAGATCCCGCGAGAGGTTGGAAATGCGCGATGCCTTGACCCCAGGCGCCAGATTTAACTCAAAGCGCGTGATAACCGGCCCAGGTGAATAGTGCACAACATCAGCTTTAATCCGAAAATCCGCTAGCCGTGCTTCAACCAGACGCGCCATCTTTTCCAGTTCAAAGGTATCGACAGGCTCAACTTTAGCCGGCGGTGGAGTAAGAAGATCCAGCGACGGTAACGGTGTAGTTGGTTTATATAATGGGCGGTCATCGCCATTACGCATCAGCAAAGGATGAAGCAAACTCTCCTGCGTCGGTTCAGGATCAGCAGGCTGTGATGGCGATACCTGCGGCACCACGGGTTCAGCGGGTTGCCACGAGCGTTGCATTTCTGATACCGGGGTAAATAATGGTGCGCTGGGCGTTTCTTCAGCAACGGCTTTCGCTGTGTCAGCAACATCATCCTGATCATCCAGCTGAAACGGCAAGATATCGGGTGGCTGTTCGCTACTGTAACGCTGACGCTGTGATGCCGCGAACTGGCTAGCCAGTTCACTCTGTTGTTGTGCATCGGCTAACTCATCCACAGCGTCCATTGAGGTTATTTCATCGGCAGAGGTTATCTCATCACTGCTGTTCTGCAGGTTCTCATTATGACGCGCTTGCTCTTCTGCCATGCGTTGTGACGGCAGTTTAATGCCATATGATGCCAGCTCTCGACGAGTGGGGACGTGTACAGGTTTCGCCGGTGGCAATTTGGGGCCGATCCCCTCTTTTACCTGCATACGTGGTTTATCCGCTACCGGACTGATTACCAGTTCTGCAAATGCGGGGATGGCATCATCTGTCTTATCAGACTGTGTCACGGGAGAAACATCAGCCACCGATTCAGTCACCAGCGATGAAGATGACGGGGTCATCATCGGTTCAACGGATGAATAAGGCTCCGATGTCACAAAGGGGGTCATAAGCGAACTCTCTGGCTCCGGGATCGGCTGATACCAGGCCGCCAGTTGTTCATGTTCACGGGCGCGTTTTTCTTCTACTTCTTCAAAGTAATACAAAGGCGGCCGTTGTGGTTTCGTTTCATCCGCCACCTCTTCTTTGGTTTCACTGTCAGCGGCAGGAATATATAACCTCATCGGCTCACTGCTTTGCCGGGCAGATTCTGACTGATAAAGTGGGGTTGCCTTTAATGAGTCGGTTGGCTGTGGCTCCTGTTCCGTGGCACGGCTGGGTTGCGTTGCCTGATTTATCGCCATGTCACTCCAGCGCGATGACGCGTCACTTTCCGCGATGATGGTGTCCGTTGAAGCAGCGTTATCTGGCTCATTACCGGGGGAATCTTCAGACTGATGTTCAAACCCAGGAGAGATCTCGCTATCAGACAATGGCAACATCATTGCCGCTATCTTTTCGGCTCTCCTGGCAGGATTGCTCTGCATATCTTCGTCAGGATCGTCCATCCTTTTACCGGAGAAGAGTGCAGCATCCGTATTATTGGCCATCGGATTGGTGAACTTATCCGCCAGGTTCTGGCGACGTAAAATGCTATGCAGACGATGAGTACGCCCCTCTTTCGATGAGCGCGCCTTATGCTCATTTTCTTTATCATCATCATCGTCACACTCCTGGTCAGGGTTGCGACGACCACGACGACTGATGAAAGCAAGAAGCGAAAAAATAGCACTGCCAATTTTTTCAGCAATTGTGATCCACGACCAGCCAGTAAACAAGGTTAACCCGGCCGCCCAGACACAGAGCAGAAGAATAATGCCACTGCTGTTGTGTAATAACGGTTTCATCGCCGTATTTAATAAGCTTCCGATCAACCCACCTGAGGCGAAATTCCAGATATCATCCGCATTCATGGCTGCCAGACCACAGGATGTGAGGATCAGCGCCAGTGCGCCAATCAAACGTAACGCCACCGAAAAGTAGTCAATGTTGTCATCGCTCGCCTGATGGCGCCAGGCAAACCAGCAACTGCCAATGATGAGCAGTGGGATGATATAAGCTATTACACCAAACATAAACAGCAAGGTATAAGCCAGCCAGGCACCCGGCATACCCCCTATATTATGAATAGGCTCATGCCAGGCGGTTTGTGACCAACTGGGATCGGAAGGATTAAAGCTAAGCAGTGCTACCATCAACCAGATGGCAAACAGGGAGCACAATATGAGTACCGCCTCCAGGAGGCGATTCCTGCTACTGAGTTTTGTCAATTTGACTTCTTTGTCTTCTGTATATTCCTGGCTCAAGAAAAGCTCTCCAGGTATCAGGCGGTTTCCTGCCTGCTGCTAAAACGGGAAACAGCACCAGGTTACCCCCAGCACTGTTGCTGTATGGATTAACAGGATTGTAATCAAACAATACTGATTTTGCACCTGTTCCGTGTTAGCGCGTTTTAATAACCAGACGATTGCTTTGCTTCACTTCTTCCATCACAACGTAAGTACGCGTGTCATTAACACCTGGTAAGCGCAGCAAAGTTTCGCCTAATAATTTACGATACGCTAACATATCCGGAACGCGGGTTTTTAACAGATAGTCAAAATCTCCGGACACCAGATGACATTCCTGAATTTCTTCAACCTTCTGGACTGCGGTATTAAACTGTTCAAACACATCGGGTGTACCCCGATTCAGCGTGATTTCAACAAATACCAGAAGTGATACCCCGAGATAATGGGGATTGAGTAATGCGGTATAACCTTGAATAAATTTATGCTTTTCCAGACGACGCACTCTTTCGAGGCAAGGTGTCGGTGAAAGTCCTACACGTTTAGACAGTTCGACGTTAGAAATACGTCCATCTTTTTGCAATTCGTTTAAAATATTGCGATCAATACGGTCAAGATCCTTGCCGGGACGTTTCTTGCTATCTACCATTATTATTGCCTCTCCATTCCTTTATTCTTTTCCTGTTTCTTTTACGACTCAAAAAACTTTATCACCTGATGCTATCCTGGGTATGACTCAATAGAAATTGAGTCCTTGCAGAATCTGTATTTAATAAGCGCTTATCCCCCCGGCGTTATTGACCCAGCCAGCCTGGACACGAACAGCGCGGAGAAACCGCAACGCACACGTAGTACGTGAGGATTTCGAGCACTGCCCCGGGCCAAAATGGCAACTAAAATAACCTGGTGGGCCAGGCGCGAAGCCGGTGACCTGACAGCAACAATAAACATCAGACATGGTGTTTATCGATATTATACATAGATTTCACTGAGCCAGATAAACAGTCGCATCGCCTGTGCATACCGGCTCAGCATACTGCTGGCTTGATGCATTGATGGCTTTATTCTCATCCGGATAACGTATTATCGAAAACGTTACTTTTTTACCACTTTATTGTAACCTGAATAATTTACCTGACATAAAAACGTCATCATCCGTTCATGAGGATCCTGCTTTTACTCCTGACTTCAATGTTTTCGCAAAAGCACAGCAGATTGTCAAAGCAAAACATCAATTTCTGGCGCAATATATCCGATATTCATCATTATTCTTTATATCTGTATCTTTAATGACCACATCAGCGCCGGGATAAATTAATCCTGTATAAATAAATCCGTTGGTTTATCGGTAAAACCGATTGTACATATTGTTAACAATACGATCGTACTCTTTTTTTACGTCGCTAAATTTCCTACAATTCAGTTCCATCACTCGCCTTTTCAGTACGGAGATCTCATGGCTGCGACCAAACACAGTAAACTGCTTATCCTTGGCTCTGGACCCGCGGGGTATACCGCGGCTGTCTACGCGGCCCGTGCAAACCTGCATCCGGTACTGATTACCGGGATGGAACAAGGAGGACAGTTAACGACAACAAGCGAGATAGAAAACTGGCCTGGTGATGCCAGCGATCTCACTGGCCCGCAGCTGATGGCACGTATGCATGAACATGCAGCAAAATTTGCCAGCGAAATTATTGTCGACCATATTCATCATGTCGATTTGCAAAACCGGCCTTTCCGTCTGAAAGGCGACGAGTGTGAATATACCTGTGACGCCCTGATTATTGCAACCGGCGCTTCAGCACGTTATCTGGGATTACCTTCAGAAGAAGCGTTTAAAGGACGCGGTGTTTCTGCCTGTGCCACCTGCGATGGCTTCTTCTACCGCAACCAGAAAGTCGCGGTGATTGGTGGTGGCAATAGCGCCGTTGAGGAGGCGTTATACCTCTCAAATATCGCCGCTGAAGTCCACCTGATTCATCGTCGGGATACCTTCCGCGCCGAAAAAATTCTTATCGATCGCCTGATGGATAAAGTCGCCAATGGCAATATTATTTTGCATACCCATCGTATCCTGGAAGAAGTTGTCGGTGATCAAATGGGGGTGAATGGTTTGCGCCTGCGCGATACCCAGCACCCTGAAAATACAGAATTATTATCGGTATCAGGGCTATTTGTTGCGATTGGTCACAGCCCGAATACCGCTATTTTCGAGGGGCAGCTCGCGCTGGAAAACGGCTATATTAAAGTCCGTTCAGGGCTGGAAGGCAATGCCACTCAAACCAGCATTCCTGGCGTTTTTGCTGCCGGTGATGTGATGGACCATATTTATCGTCAGGCGATCACCTCAGCGGGAACCGGCTGTATGGCGGCGCTGGATGCTGAACGTTATCTGGATAGTTTGCCTGATATAAACAGATAATTCTGAAACAGAAAACGTATCCAAAAGGCGACCAGACATCGCCTTTATTTTTCCCTGATATGATATCCATAGTCAGATTTCTGCAATCTCACTACTCGATCTGTTAAATGCGTCATGAATAAACACCATCAACAGGCGTTAGCGCGCTGGTTAAAAGAACAAAGTATTCTCTCCCGTCGTGGGTTGATGATCTCTCGACTGTCGGGGGTGATAAGTGGTCTGCTGATTATTGCCCAGGCCTGGCTACTGGCATGGATACTGCACCGCATGATTATCGATAATACGCCTGCGACAGCGCTGATCCTGCCGCTGACTATTCTGATGCTCATTTTTGTCCTCCGTGCCGGGATCGTATGGCTACGTGAGCGGACAGGATTTTATATCGGGCAACATATTCGTTATCAAATTCGCCGTCAGGTTATCGATCGTCTGCAACAGGCAGGCCCGGCCTGGATTCAGGGTAAACCGGCCGGTAGCTGGGCGACTCTGATTATCGAACAAATTGACGATATGCATGATTATTACGCGCGCTATCTGCCACAGATGACTCTCGCTGTCTGCGTGCCATTGTTGATTATTATCACGCTGTTTCCCGTTAACTGGGTCGCTGCGCTGATCCTGCTGGCCACCGCACCACTGATCCCTTTGTTTATGGCGCTCGTCGGTATGGGAGCGGCTGATGCTAACCGTAAAAACTTCTCCGCGTTAGCCCGGTTAAGTGGTTATTTTCTCGATCGTTTACGCGGGATGGAAACGTTACGTCTCTTTGATTACGGCGCTGCGGAAACAGCGAATATGGGGACAGCATCGGAAAACTTTCGCCAGCGAACAATGGAGGTGCTGCGCCTTGCGTTTCTCTCCTCCGCTGTGCTGGAGTTTTTCGCCTCCCTTTCTATTGCGCTGGTAGCGGTCTATTTTGGTTTCTCCTATCTCGGCGAGCTGAACTTTGGCCATTATGGGACGGAGATCACGCTGATGTCAGGTTTTCTGGCCTTGATTCTGGCACCAGAATTTTTCCAGCCATTACGTGACCTGGGAACATTCTACCATGCTAAAGCACAAGCGCTGGGGGCGGCAGATAGCCTGAAAACCTTTCTGGAAACGCCGCTGACACAAGGGCAATGTGGCGATAAAACCCTCGACGATGGCGCACGACTCCAGCTCGAAGCACGTGATTTAATCATCAAATCCCCACAGGGAACCCGCCTCGCCGGGCCGCTGAATTTTACCCTTCCGGCGGGTCAACGTGTGGTTTTAGTCGGGCAAAGTGGCAGTGGTAAAAGTTCACTGCTCAATACATTAGCCGGTTTTCTGCCTTATGACGGCAGCTTACGGGTTAACGGTATTGAGCTGCGCGATCTGGGTGCCAGCCACTGGCATCGTCAGCTGAGTTGGGTCGGGCAGGATCCGCAATTGCCCGCGGCCACACTGCGCGAGAACGTCCTGCTGGCCACGCCGGATGCCAGTGAAGCACAACTCCAGAACGCGCTGGATAAAGCCTGGGTGAGCGAATTTATCTGCCGGTTGCCACAAGGTATCGACAGTGCGATCGGTGATCAGGCGGCTGGCCTGTCAGTTGGTCAGGCACAACGTATTGCTGTCGCGCGCGCTCTGCTGGTGCCTTGTCGCTTACTGCTGCTGGATGAGCCTGCCACCAGCCTTGATAGCTATAGTGAACAGCGCGTTATGCAAGCGCTATCGGATGCTTCATTACAACAAACCACGCTGATGGTGACCCATCAATTGACCGGGATCAGCGACTGGGATGCTATCTGGGTGATGGAAAATGGCAAAATAGTCGAACAGGGGACCTATGCCCAGTTGGTTTCGGCAAAGGGCGCATTTGCTGATCTGTTAGCCCACCGTCAGGAGGAGATTTAAATGCGTACATTATGGCCTTATCTGATACTGTACAAACGACATATTGGACTGTTAATCGCCGGTATTATTCTGACCATTATCACATTGCTGGCCAGTATCGGTCTGCTGACATTATCGGGCTGGTTTTTATCCGCTTGCGCGCTGGCGGGAGTGGCGGGGCTCTATAGTTTTAATTATATGTTACCTGCAGCGGGTGTTCGGGGTGCCGCGATTATTCGTACTGCGGGCCGTTACTTCGAGCGTCTGATTAGTCATGACGCGACTTTTCGGGTTCTGCAACATCTGCGGGTGTTTACTTTTAGTCAGC
It encodes:
- a CDS encoding replication-associated recombination protein A encodes the protein MGNLSLDFSDKTFQPLAARMRPENLAQYIGQQHLLAAGKPLPRAIEAGHLHSMILWGPPGTGKTTLAEVIAHYASARVERISAVTSGVKEIREAIERARQNRQAGMRTILFVDEVHRFNKSQQDAFLPHIEDGTITFIGATTENPSFELNSALLSRARVYLLKSLTSSEIEQVLIQAMNDKLRGYGEQNIVLPEETRQAIAGLVNGDARRALNTLEMMADMAEADTTGQRVLHIAQLREIAGERSARFDNQGDRFYDLISALHKSVRGSAPDAALYWYARIITAGGDPLYVARRCLAIASEDIGNADPRAMQVALAAWDCFTRVGPAEGERAIAQAIVYLACAPKSNAVYTAFKAAMADARDRPDYDVPVHLRNAPTRLMKEMGYGQTYRYAHDEANAYAAGESYFPEEMAQTRYYQPTSRGLEARIGEKLTWLSEQDKNSPIKRYRE
- the lolA gene encoding outer membrane lipoprotein chaperone LolA: MKKFAIIGALLSGLIVGSVRADAVNDLKSRLDKTNSFHASFSQQVTDGSGNTVQSGEGELWVKRPNLFNWHMTQPDESILISDGKTLWFYNPFVEQVTASWLQDATDNTPFMLIARNQSADWQQYNIKQQGDDFILTPKRNGGNLKQVAINVTPDGIIHQFSAIEQDDQRSDYRLKSAQTKAIDAAKFTFTPPQGVTVDDQRK
- a CDS encoding DNA translocase FtsK 4TM domain-containing protein — translated: MSQEYTEDKEVKLTKLSSRNRLLEAVLILCSLFAIWLMVALLSFNPSDPSWSQTAWHEPIHNIGGMPGAWLAYTLLFMFGVIAYIIPLLIIGSCWFAWRHQASDDNIDYFSVALRLIGALALILTSCGLAAMNADDIWNFASGGLIGSLLNTAMKPLLHNSSGIILLLCVWAAGLTLFTGWSWITIAEKIGSAIFSLLAFISRRGRRNPDQECDDDDDKENEHKARSSKEGRTHRLHSILRRQNLADKFTNPMANNTDAALFSGKRMDDPDEDMQSNPARRAEKIAAMMLPLSDSEISPGFEHQSEDSPGNEPDNAASTDTIIAESDASSRWSDMAINQATQPSRATEQEPQPTDSLKATPLYQSESARQSSEPMRLYIPAADSETKEEVADETKPQRPPLYYFEEVEEKRAREHEQLAAWYQPIPEPESSLMTPFVTSEPYSSVEPMMTPSSSSLVTESVADVSPVTQSDKTDDAIPAFAELVISPVADKPRMQVKEGIGPKLPPAKPVHVPTRRELASYGIKLPSQRMAEEQARHNENLQNSSDEITSADEITSMDAVDELADAQQQSELASQFAASQRQRYSSEQPPDILPFQLDDQDDVADTAKAVAEETPSAPLFTPVSEMQRSWQPAEPVVPQVSPSQPADPEPTQESLLHPLLMRNGDDRPLYKPTTPLPSLDLLTPPPAKVEPVDTFELEKMARLVEARLADFRIKADVVHYSPGPVITRFELNLAPGVKASRISNLSRDLARSLSTVAVRVVEVIPGKPYVGLELPNKKRQTVYLREVLDNAKFRDSTSPLTMVLGKDIAGEPVVADLAKMPHLLVAGTTGSGKSVGVNAMILSMLYKAQPEDVRFIMIDPKMLELSVYEGIPHLLTEVVTDMKDAANALRWSVNEMERRYKLMSALGVRNLAGYNAKIAEASRMGRPIPDPYWKPGDSMDTTHPVLEKLPCIVVVVDEFADLMMTVGKKVEELIARLAQKARAAGIHLVLATQRPSVDVITGLIKANIPTRIAFTVSSKIDSRTILDQGGAESLLGMGDMLYAGPGSAMPVRVHGAFVRDEEVHAVVQDWKARGRPQYIDGITSDSESENSNSFDGGEDLDPLFDQAVNFVTEKRKASISGVQRQFRIGYNRAARIIEQMEIQGIVSEPGNNGNREVLAPPSGE
- the lrp gene encoding leucine-responsive transcriptional regulator Lrp, with translation MVDSKKRPGKDLDRIDRNILNELQKDGRISNVELSKRVGLSPTPCLERVRRLEKHKFIQGYTALLNPHYLGVSLLVFVEITLNRGTPDVFEQFNTAVQKVEEIQECHLVSGDFDYLLKTRVPDMLAYRKLLGETLLRLPGVNDTRTYVVMEEVKQSNRLVIKTR
- the trxB gene encoding thioredoxin-disulfide reductase yields the protein MAATKHSKLLILGSGPAGYTAAVYAARANLHPVLITGMEQGGQLTTTSEIENWPGDASDLTGPQLMARMHEHAAKFASEIIVDHIHHVDLQNRPFRLKGDECEYTCDALIIATGASARYLGLPSEEAFKGRGVSACATCDGFFYRNQKVAVIGGGNSAVEEALYLSNIAAEVHLIHRRDTFRAEKILIDRLMDKVANGNIILHTHRILEEVVGDQMGVNGLRLRDTQHPENTELLSVSGLFVAIGHSPNTAIFEGQLALENGYIKVRSGLEGNATQTSIPGVFAAGDVMDHIYRQAITSAGTGCMAALDAERYLDSLPDINR
- the cydD gene encoding cysteine/glutathione ABC transporter permease/ATP-binding protein CydD codes for the protein MNKHHQQALARWLKEQSILSRRGLMISRLSGVISGLLIIAQAWLLAWILHRMIIDNTPATALILPLTILMLIFVLRAGIVWLRERTGFYIGQHIRYQIRRQVIDRLQQAGPAWIQGKPAGSWATLIIEQIDDMHDYYARYLPQMTLAVCVPLLIIITLFPVNWVAALILLATAPLIPLFMALVGMGAADANRKNFSALARLSGYFLDRLRGMETLRLFDYGAAETANMGTASENFRQRTMEVLRLAFLSSAVLEFFASLSIALVAVYFGFSYLGELNFGHYGTEITLMSGFLALILAPEFFQPLRDLGTFYHAKAQALGAADSLKTFLETPLTQGQCGDKTLDDGARLQLEARDLIIKSPQGTRLAGPLNFTLPAGQRVVLVGQSGSGKSSLLNTLAGFLPYDGSLRVNGIELRDLGASHWHRQLSWVGQDPQLPAATLRENVLLATPDASEAQLQNALDKAWVSEFICRLPQGIDSAIGDQAAGLSVGQAQRIAVARALLVPCRLLLLDEPATSLDSYSEQRVMQALSDASLQQTTLMVTHQLTGISDWDAIWVMENGKIVEQGTYAQLVSAKGAFADLLAHRQEEI